The Capillibacterium thermochitinicola genome window below encodes:
- a CDS encoding spore coat protein: MSLKLTNKERMLLQDQKSHEEICIQKYNDYANMASDPQLKALFQQNAQTEQEHLNTINQLLNGQIPNMNQGQSGGQQQNQSPMQILQQQSSQQLSQQQTNSFQGQNQSSGYQADQNLCTDMLMTEKYVSGTYDTAIFEFRDPQVRQILNHIQKEEQQHGEAIFNYMQSVGMYNPQ; encoded by the coding sequence ATGAGTTTAAAACTGACGAACAAAGAACGCATGCTCTTGCAGGACCAAAAAAGCCACGAAGAGATCTGTATCCAAAAGTACAATGACTATGCCAATATGGCGTCCGACCCCCAACTGAAAGCACTCTTTCAACAGAACGCCCAAACCGAACAAGAGCACCTAAACACCATCAACCAACTGCTGAACGGCCAAATCCCCAACATGAATCAAGGCCAAAGCGGCGGCCAACAGCAAAACCAATCGCCCATGCAAATCCTGCAGCAACAATCCTCTCAACAACTGTCCCAGCAGCAAACGAATAGCTTTCAAGGACAAAACCAGTCCAGCGGATACCAAGCCGACCAAAACCTCTGCACCGATATGCTGATGACGGAGAAATACGTCTCCGGCACCTATGATACAGCCATCTTCGAATTTAGGGATCCCCAAGTGCGCCAGATCCTCAATCATATCCAAAAGGAAGAGCAACAGCACGGGGAAGCAATCTTCAACTATATGCAGAGCGTGGGCATGTATAATCCCCAGTAA
- the pdxS gene encoding pyridoxal 5'-phosphate synthase lyase subunit PdxS: MFKEDTRKTGQNIVEKLKGGVIMDVTTPEQAKIAEEAGAVAVMALERVPADIRAEGGVARMSDPEVILRIVEAVSIPVMAKVRIGHFVEAQILEALGIDFIDESEVLTPADDRYHIDKTKFKVPFVCGARNLGEALRRINEGAVMIRTKGEAGTGDIVEAVRHIRTVNEEIAALQKTPEAELPKLAEEMRVPVALLSETRKLGRLPVVNFAAGGVAIPADAAMMMQLGCDGVFVGSGIFKSANPVARAKAIVEAVAHYNDPEVLAKVSRGLGEAMRGISVAGLASENRLAERGW, encoded by the coding sequence ATGTTCAAAGAAGATACGCGGAAGACCGGTCAGAACATCGTTGAAAAGCTTAAGGGTGGCGTGATCATGGATGTGACCACTCCGGAACAGGCGAAGATCGCCGAGGAAGCCGGGGCGGTGGCCGTCATGGCGTTGGAAAGAGTCCCCGCCGACATCAGGGCTGAGGGCGGCGTAGCCCGCATGTCCGATCCGGAAGTGATCCTTCGCATCGTGGAAGCGGTCTCGATTCCCGTCATGGCGAAGGTGCGCATCGGTCATTTTGTGGAGGCGCAAATCCTGGAGGCGTTGGGCATTGACTTTATCGATGAGAGTGAAGTTTTGACCCCGGCCGACGATCGGTATCATATTGATAAAACCAAGTTTAAAGTCCCCTTTGTTTGCGGGGCCCGTAATCTGGGCGAGGCCCTCCGCCGGATTAATGAAGGGGCGGTCATGATCCGGACCAAAGGCGAGGCCGGCACAGGTGATATTGTCGAAGCGGTGCGCCATATCCGGACGGTGAACGAAGAGATTGCCGCTTTACAGAAGACGCCGGAAGCAGAATTACCAAAACTGGCGGAAGAGATGCGGGTGCCGGTGGCTTTACTCAGCGAAACCCGGAAACTGGGCCGCTTGCCCGTGGTTAACTTTGCGGCCGGCGGGGTCGCGATTCCGGCCGATGCCGCCATGATGATGCAACTGGGATGCGATGGCGTTTTTGTCGGTTCCGGGATTTTCAAGTCGGCAAACCCGGTCGCGCGGGCGAAAGCTATCGTCGAAGCGGTGGCCCATTACAACGATCCGGAAGTGTTGGCGAAAGTTTCCCGTGGTTTAGGCGAAGCGATGCGGGGGATCAGTGTGGCCGGACTGGCCAGCGAAAACCGCCTGGCCGAACGGGGATGGTAA
- the argH gene encoding argininosuccinate lyase, translated as MTKLWQKDYELDAFVEQFTVGRDFELDQHLLNADCVASLAHATMLETIGILTKEELAVLKEGLVAIIRAHEQGAFPIARSDEDGHTAIENALTEKCGAAGKKIHTGRSRNDQVIVATRLYARSYLLALLEHGLTLVDNLLNFAEEHQKVPMPGRTHMQIAMPSSVGLWAGAYAEQLLDDLLLVENAYRINNQSPLGSAASYGVPLPLDRELVADLLGFAKVQNNVLYANNSRGKMESIILDAVDQVVLTLSKLAQDLILFSMPEFQYFTLPDNLCSGSSIMPQKKNPCGLELVRAKAATVSACAFQIKGIIKALPSGYNRDFQETKEPFLRGANTGLACVQIMDLCIRKVKVNPEKLKAGFIPEIYATDAALELVAQGVPFRDAYREVGLNLDRLEARDPEATIMAKTYTGTTGNLGLDKARAAAAALRAFAQAEEAKIDAKVSALVGIPVKLFAPEI; from the coding sequence ATGACGAAACTATGGCAGAAAGATTACGAACTGGACGCCTTCGTCGAACAGTTTACCGTCGGCCGTGACTTTGAGCTGGATCAGCACCTCCTCAACGCCGACTGCGTGGCCAGCCTGGCCCACGCCACCATGCTGGAGACAATCGGGATCCTGACCAAGGAGGAGCTGGCCGTCTTAAAAGAAGGACTGGTTGCGATTATCCGCGCCCACGAACAAGGGGCTTTTCCCATCGCCCGCAGCGACGAGGACGGGCATACGGCAATCGAAAATGCCCTGACCGAGAAGTGCGGTGCGGCGGGCAAAAAGATCCACACCGGCCGCTCCCGCAACGACCAGGTGATCGTCGCCACCCGCCTTTACGCCCGCAGTTATCTCCTGGCCCTGCTGGAACACGGCTTGACCCTGGTCGATAATCTGCTGAACTTTGCCGAAGAACACCAAAAGGTCCCGATGCCGGGGCGGACCCACATGCAGATCGCCATGCCCTCCTCCGTCGGGCTCTGGGCCGGTGCCTACGCGGAACAACTGCTGGACGACCTTCTTCTAGTCGAGAACGCCTACCGGATCAACAACCAATCGCCGCTGGGGTCGGCCGCCAGCTACGGAGTGCCTTTACCCCTCGACCGCGAATTGGTCGCCGACCTCCTCGGCTTTGCCAAGGTCCAGAATAACGTCTTGTATGCCAACAACAGCCGGGGCAAGATGGAGTCGATCATCCTGGATGCCGTCGACCAGGTAGTCCTTACCTTAAGCAAACTGGCCCAGGATCTGATCCTCTTCTCCATGCCGGAATTCCAGTATTTCACTTTGCCCGACAACCTCTGCTCCGGCAGCAGCATCATGCCGCAGAAGAAAAACCCCTGCGGCCTGGAACTGGTCCGGGCCAAAGCGGCCACGGTTTCGGCCTGCGCCTTCCAGATCAAAGGCATCATCAAGGCGCTGCCTTCCGGCTACAACCGGGACTTCCAGGAAACCAAGGAGCCTTTCCTCCGCGGGGCCAATACCGGTCTCGCCTGCGTCCAGATTATGGACCTGTGCATCCGGAAGGTCAAGGTCAACCCGGAGAAGCTCAAAGCCGGGTTCATCCCCGAGATTTACGCCACCGACGCCGCCCTCGAACTGGTGGCCCAAGGCGTGCCCTTCCGCGACGCCTACCGGGAGGTGGGCTTAAACCTGGACCGCCTGGAAGCCCGCGACCCGGAAGCAACCATTATGGCCAAGACCTACACCGGCACCACCGGCAATCTGGGTTTGGACAAAGCCCGCGCCGCCGCGGCCGCCCTCCGTGCCTTCGCCCAAGCGGAAGAAGCAAAGATCGACGCGAAGGTCAGCGCCCTGGTCGGCATCCCGGTGAAACTCTTTGCGCCGGAGATCTGA
- a CDS encoding sodium/proline symporter, giving the protein MFGSQGQILLAMGSYMAVVIGIGIYYAKRASASSDYFLIGGRKLGPWVTAMAAEASDMSGWLLMGLPGVAYWFGLSDAIWTAIGLLIGTYLNWLFVAKRLRGYSYVAGDAITIPDFFSNRFKEEKKVLMTISCLFILVFFTVYASSCFVTVGKLFASLFNSNYVLMMVLGALFVLFYTFIGGFLAESASDFMQGVVMFISLTVVVVGGIVAAGGLSTVVANARQIPGFFEFFGIAQPVVVDGVQQLDAAGRPLFGAAGHYGFLTVLSTLSWGLGYFGMPQVLLKFMAIEKTEQLTLSRRVATFWCTISLAAAVGIGIIGRLIYPAAFLTQSAAERIFILMSTDFFIPLFAGFVMAGILAATISSSDSYLLIAASAFSKNLYQGIMRKEATDRTVLVVTRITLLVISAFAMLIALDENSVIFTIVSFAWAGFGATFGPIMLFSLFWKRVNRAGAIAGMLTGGLTVFVWKLVLKPLGGIWGIYELLPAFLLSCAAIVLVSLLTKEPSPEIQAEFEKVRAYVS; this is encoded by the coding sequence ATGTTTGGAAGTCAAGGGCAGATTCTCTTGGCGATGGGGTCATACATGGCGGTGGTGATCGGGATTGGGATTTACTACGCCAAACGGGCCAGCGCCAGTAGCGACTATTTTTTGATCGGCGGACGAAAGCTGGGGCCATGGGTAACCGCGATGGCGGCGGAGGCCTCGGATATGAGCGGTTGGCTGCTGATGGGTTTGCCGGGGGTGGCCTACTGGTTCGGCTTAAGCGATGCGATTTGGACGGCGATTGGACTGTTGATCGGGACCTATTTAAACTGGTTGTTTGTAGCAAAACGGCTCCGGGGTTATTCCTACGTGGCCGGGGATGCCATTACGATCCCGGATTTTTTCAGTAACCGGTTCAAAGAAGAGAAAAAGGTGCTCATGACCATCTCTTGCTTGTTTATTCTGGTCTTTTTTACGGTTTACGCGTCCAGCTGCTTTGTCACGGTCGGAAAACTGTTCGCTTCCTTATTCAATAGCAACTACGTCTTAATGATGGTTCTCGGGGCTTTGTTTGTGCTCTTCTATACGTTTATCGGCGGTTTTCTCGCCGAGAGTGCTTCCGACTTTATGCAGGGTGTCGTGATGTTTATTTCCTTGACGGTCGTTGTCGTGGGCGGCATCGTGGCGGCGGGCGGTCTCTCGACGGTGGTGGCCAACGCCCGGCAGATCCCTGGGTTCTTTGAGTTTTTCGGGATTGCCCAGCCGGTCGTGGTGGACGGGGTGCAGCAATTGGACGCCGCCGGTCGGCCTTTGTTCGGGGCGGCGGGTCATTATGGCTTTTTGACCGTACTTTCGACCCTCTCCTGGGGGCTGGGGTACTTCGGCATGCCCCAGGTGCTCTTGAAGTTTATGGCGATTGAGAAAACTGAGCAGCTAACCCTCTCCCGCCGGGTAGCCACGTTCTGGTGCACCATTTCGTTGGCGGCCGCCGTGGGGATTGGGATCATCGGGCGGCTGATTTACCCGGCGGCTTTCCTGACGCAAAGCGCGGCGGAGAGGATCTTTATCCTGATGTCCACTGATTTCTTTATTCCCTTATTTGCCGGGTTTGTGATGGCGGGGATCCTGGCGGCGACGATCAGCTCTTCCGATTCCTATTTGCTGATTGCCGCTTCGGCTTTCTCGAAAAATCTTTACCAAGGGATCATGCGGAAGGAGGCCACCGACCGGACGGTGCTGGTGGTCACCAGAATTACCCTCCTGGTGATTTCGGCTTTTGCCATGTTGATTGCTCTTGATGAAAACAGTGTGATCTTTACGATTGTTTCCTTTGCCTGGGCCGGCTTCGGGGCGACCTTTGGCCCGATCATGCTGTTCTCCCTGTTCTGGAAACGAGTCAACCGGGCGGGGGCAATTGCCGGGATGCTCACCGGCGGCCTGACGGTTTTCGTTTGGAAACTGGTGCTCAAGCCGTTGGGCGGGATCTGGGGGATTTATGAACTGTTGCCTGCTTTCCTCCTGTCGTGTGCGGCAATTGTGCTTGTCTCTTTGTTGACCAAGGAACCGTCTCCGGAGATCCAGGCGGAGTTTGAGAAAGTACGGGCTTACGTTTCGTAA
- the argG gene encoding argininosuccinate synthase: MGLQIEAILDKIAATPIPKVKKCAIAYSGGLDSTLGIELLRRVYKAEEIIAINVDVGQGDEELQMGVERAKKLKIDPILIDAKEEFTEVWLKKAIQANSDYNGYPVSTSMTRQLIGKLVAKKAQELGCDSILEGSTGRGNDQYRMHNVFKMFAPELEILAPVRDFDLTRQEELMLCEHWGVPVEEFIVGGDDKTMWCRSIASGAVDLNQAIPDHIWMWLTPPEKAPDQPEYVTLTFEEGVPVALNGQRMKLGELIPKLNTIAGRNGIGLIDIFEDGIMDLKSREIYEAPAAHVILKVKQDLEGACLTKDERQFKKIVDAKWAYLVYHGAWFHPLKKDLDAFIAQSQKMVNGTTKVKLYKGNIIIVERDSPPSSLFSPEIRSIKASGFDQRWCANAAKIRGLPFEILAKRNQKLGIEE; encoded by the coding sequence ATGGGCCTTCAGATTGAAGCTATTTTAGATAAGATTGCCGCGACACCCATCCCCAAGGTCAAAAAGTGTGCCATCGCCTATTCCGGCGGCCTCGACAGTACTTTAGGCATTGAACTCCTCCGCCGGGTTTACAAGGCAGAAGAGATCATCGCCATCAATGTCGATGTGGGCCAGGGCGATGAAGAGTTGCAAATGGGAGTCGAGCGGGCCAAAAAACTCAAGATCGACCCGATTCTGATCGACGCCAAAGAAGAATTCACCGAGGTCTGGCTCAAAAAAGCAATCCAGGCCAACTCCGACTATAACGGTTATCCGGTCTCCACTTCCATGACCCGCCAGCTCATCGGCAAGCTGGTTGCCAAGAAGGCACAGGAGTTGGGGTGCGACAGCATCCTCGAAGGCTCCACCGGGCGGGGTAATGACCAGTACCGGATGCACAACGTCTTTAAAATGTTCGCCCCGGAACTGGAGATCCTCGCGCCCGTCCGCGATTTTGACCTGACCCGCCAGGAAGAATTGATGCTCTGTGAACACTGGGGCGTCCCGGTCGAAGAATTCATCGTCGGCGGCGACGACAAAACCATGTGGTGCCGGTCGATTGCTTCCGGAGCGGTTGATCTGAACCAGGCCATCCCTGATCACATCTGGATGTGGTTGACTCCGCCGGAGAAAGCCCCCGACCAGCCGGAGTACGTCACGCTCACCTTTGAGGAAGGCGTGCCGGTGGCCTTAAACGGGCAACGGATGAAACTGGGGGAATTGATTCCCAAGCTGAACACCATCGCCGGCCGCAACGGTATTGGCTTGATTGATATTTTTGAAGACGGGATCATGGACCTGAAAAGCCGGGAGATCTATGAAGCTCCGGCCGCCCATGTGATCTTAAAAGTAAAACAGGACCTGGAAGGAGCCTGCCTCACCAAGGACGAACGGCAGTTCAAAAAGATTGTCGACGCCAAATGGGCTTACCTGGTCTACCACGGTGCCTGGTTCCACCCGCTCAAAAAAGACCTGGATGCTTTCATCGCCCAGAGCCAGAAGATGGTTAACGGCACCACCAAGGTTAAACTATACAAAGGAAACATCATCATTGTCGAACGGGACAGCCCGCCCAGTTCCCTCTTCTCGCCGGAGATCCGGTCAATTAAAGCCTCCGGCTTTGACCAGCGCTGGTGCGCCAACGCCGCCAAGATCCGGGGCCTGCCCTTTGAGATCCTGGCCAAGCGGAACCAAAAATTAGGAATCGAGGAGTAA
- a CDS encoding M23 family metallopeptidase, which translates to MLKRVIAILLVVIFVFGVFPGLISWADYLKKEPAYQFVVDGEVWFTIADRKALEEIITDYQRQFLAKVDPHAEIKKISFVQDVQVVPTEVRKDQLDSIEYARERIYAVENEAVEITIKKGDNFWNLARAYNITVADLEILNPDVDPHRIYPGEKLVVSPFNPVLDVLIELENTVVETVPFTIQYQRNNNMFAHEKQIIRSGVEGEKEVVYHITLRNGYQDTLEAIKETVLKEPVNAIVRIGTRTTVVRGGRVNYGVVQGKRISSAYGWRIHPITGQRRFHDGLDIAANHGNAVYAYTDGRVIEAGWNGGYGNCILIDHGNGLRTRYAHLSRIDVRVGQQVKVGQRIGAVGSTGNSTGPHLHFEVIKNGKTQNPLNYL; encoded by the coding sequence ATGTTAAAAAGGGTAATCGCTATCTTACTTGTTGTAATCTTTGTCTTCGGCGTCTTCCCTGGACTCATCAGTTGGGCCGACTACTTAAAAAAAGAGCCGGCCTATCAATTTGTGGTTGACGGGGAAGTTTGGTTCACCATCGCCGACCGCAAGGCACTAGAAGAGATTATCACCGATTACCAAAGACAATTCCTGGCAAAAGTTGATCCGCATGCCGAAATAAAAAAGATTTCCTTCGTCCAAGACGTCCAGGTGGTCCCCACGGAAGTCCGTAAGGATCAACTGGATTCCATCGAATATGCCCGGGAAAGAATCTATGCCGTTGAGAACGAAGCGGTTGAGATTACCATCAAAAAGGGGGACAACTTCTGGAACCTAGCCCGCGCCTATAACATCACCGTCGCCGATCTCGAGATCCTTAATCCGGATGTGGACCCCCACCGGATCTATCCCGGCGAGAAACTGGTCGTCAGCCCGTTCAACCCCGTCCTTGATGTCCTGATTGAACTGGAAAACACCGTGGTGGAAACAGTCCCCTTCACCATTCAGTACCAAAGAAACAACAATATGTTCGCCCATGAAAAGCAGATTATCAGATCAGGGGTTGAAGGCGAGAAGGAAGTCGTTTACCACATTACTCTCCGTAATGGTTACCAAGATACATTAGAGGCCATCAAAGAAACCGTCTTAAAGGAACCGGTCAATGCCATCGTCCGGATCGGGACGAGAACCACCGTTGTCCGGGGCGGCCGCGTAAACTACGGTGTGGTGCAGGGGAAAAGAATCTCCAGCGCTTACGGCTGGCGGATCCACCCCATCACCGGCCAAAGACGTTTCCATGACGGCCTTGACATCGCGGCCAACCACGGCAACGCGGTCTACGCTTATACCGACGGCCGGGTCATCGAAGCCGGGTGGAACGGGGGCTACGGCAACTGTATCCTGATCGACCATGGTAACGGGTTGAGAACACGCTACGCCCATCTTTCCCGGATTGACGTTCGCGTCGGTCAACAGGTCAAAGTCGGGCAGCGGATCGGGGCCGTCGGTTCCACCGGAAACAGTACCGGCCCGCACCTCCATTTTGAAGTCATCAAAAACGGCAAGACCCAGAATCCTTTGAATTATCTCTAA
- a CDS encoding methyl-accepting chemotaxis protein gives MKLKNKISIGVTVLLCLIGLSIFLVVNDQVTKLVNSSLTQELSSILNLGYRLLDEVYPGPWHRENSRLYKGEQLVNDNYQVVDLIRDQTGALATIFLDNTRIATNVTLETGARAIGTTAAPEVVETVLINGRDFTGEADVAGRPFLTRYTPLRDASGKVIGMWFVGVEKKQAQNLIYRINLALGFIILVGIALGIGATFIFTGFILKPIPLLLDAFQKAAMGDLTAKLPVLAKDEIGQLATGFNQLLNKQRESSVLVQSIAEKVSDSSLQIAVGNEDLSQRTQEEAAALEELSATMQEISASIHQLSANAQKANHFSQTTLNVVKEGEEAIAHTMAAMEQISASSNQIAAIIQVVNDISFQTNLLALNAAVEAARAGEQGRGFAVVAAEVRSLARRAGEAAQEIEALITESVNRVENGNIMAKKSGVILKQIVENTMQTSAAINAVADAIKEQTSATQQIQYSIDQLNQVTQDNAALVEELASSCQFLKHEAERLSNMLNQFKVE, from the coding sequence ATGAAACTGAAAAACAAGATTTCCATCGGAGTTACTGTTCTGTTATGTTTGATTGGCCTAAGCATTTTCCTGGTCGTCAATGATCAAGTCACAAAACTGGTCAATTCCAGTCTGACCCAAGAGCTTTCTTCGATCCTCAATTTAGGTTACCGGTTATTGGATGAAGTCTATCCCGGCCCTTGGCACCGGGAGAACAGCCGTCTCTATAAGGGCGAGCAATTAGTCAACGACAATTACCAGGTTGTTGACCTCATTCGCGACCAGACCGGTGCCCTCGCCACGATCTTCCTGGACAACACCCGGATTGCCACCAATGTAACCCTGGAGACCGGAGCTCGTGCCATCGGAACAACAGCGGCCCCGGAAGTTGTGGAGACCGTCCTCATCAACGGCCGTGACTTTACCGGTGAAGCCGATGTGGCCGGTCGGCCCTTTCTTACCCGTTATACCCCGCTCCGGGATGCCAGCGGAAAAGTGATCGGCATGTGGTTTGTCGGGGTGGAAAAGAAACAAGCCCAAAACCTTATATACAGGATAAATCTAGCGTTGGGTTTTATTATTCTCGTCGGTATTGCGCTCGGCATCGGAGCGACTTTTATCTTTACCGGTTTTATCTTGAAACCAATTCCGCTTCTGCTCGATGCTTTCCAAAAAGCAGCCATGGGTGACCTCACCGCCAAACTGCCGGTCTTGGCAAAGGATGAAATCGGCCAGTTGGCGACCGGTTTTAACCAATTGCTGAACAAACAGCGGGAGTCCTCTGTTCTGGTACAATCGATCGCGGAAAAAGTCAGCGATAGTTCCCTGCAGATCGCCGTCGGCAACGAAGACCTCTCCCAACGCACCCAAGAAGAGGCCGCCGCGCTGGAGGAACTGTCTGCCACCATGCAGGAGATCAGTGCCTCAATCCATCAGTTATCGGCCAACGCCCAAAAAGCAAACCACTTTTCGCAGACTACCCTCAATGTGGTCAAAGAAGGCGAGGAAGCAATCGCCCACACTATGGCGGCCATGGAACAGATCTCAGCCAGCAGCAACCAGATCGCCGCCATCATCCAGGTCGTTAACGACATCTCCTTCCAAACAAATCTGCTGGCCCTCAACGCCGCCGTTGAAGCAGCCCGGGCCGGCGAACAAGGCCGCGGTTTTGCCGTTGTCGCCGCCGAAGTACGAAGCCTGGCCAGGCGGGCCGGGGAAGCCGCCCAGGAAATTGAGGCGCTCATCACGGAAAGTGTGAACCGAGTGGAAAACGGCAACATAATGGCGAAAAAATCCGGTGTCATCCTCAAGCAGATCGTCGAAAATACCATGCAGACCTCGGCGGCCATCAATGCGGTCGCCGATGCCATCAAAGAGCAGACCAGCGCAACCCAGCAAATCCAGTATTCCATTGACCAACTGAACCAGGTTACCCAGGATAACGCCGCTCTGGTTGAGGAACTGGCTTCCTCTTGCCAATTCTTAAAGCATGAAGCCGAGCGGCTTAGTAACATGCTGAACCAGTTCAAAGTGGAATAA
- a CDS encoding alpha-amylase: protein MRKVLAITLILVLSLALVGCGKKKTTKTPPLSGGDYPRFIPDVPPPPGFDRITEVNKTIMQAFYWELGTKVGPNDYLGRFPKEANLWRLLAERAPEFEKMGLTGLWLPPASKAMSGGYSVGYDVYDLWDLGEFHQKGTRRTKYGSREELDNAIKTLHAHGIKVYFDAVLNHRMGADEQENVPLAGGGTATLWTKYTFPGRKGKYYNTQWDWKYFDGMDGFLFSGKNWDDCLPDYLMGADVDYQYEPVRQEIKAWGEWIISEVDFDGFRLDAVKHVDNNYIHAWLEHIQNSTVKDVFFVGEAWIEDTNDLKNYIDAVGHPDLKVFDFPLHAYFRNLANIGGVANDMKALADVGLVNLEGYQDRAVTFADNHDTNRDNEASGVHRYKYQAYAYMLTREHGTPCIWWKDFYVYGMHEGIGKLLLARKYYAYGPGHEVPDANDKDVYCYVREGIPGTGTGLVLLLSDGPAGGKQIVTKRINSRQPNTTFYDLTGNVDGTVTTDAEGYGDFKVRMSEGEGWSVWVPTGK from the coding sequence ATGAGGAAAGTATTAGCCATTACCCTTATTCTTGTCTTATCCTTGGCCCTTGTTGGCTGCGGGAAAAAGAAGACCACGAAAACGCCGCCGTTATCGGGAGGAGATTACCCGCGGTTTATTCCTGATGTTCCACCTCCTCCCGGATTTGACCGGATCACCGAGGTTAACAAAACAATAATGCAGGCTTTCTACTGGGAATTGGGGACAAAAGTAGGGCCAAATGATTATTTAGGTAGATTTCCCAAAGAGGCCAATCTCTGGCGGCTCCTGGCGGAGCGCGCTCCCGAGTTCGAAAAGATGGGCCTGACCGGCCTCTGGCTGCCTCCGGCTTCGAAGGCCATGAGCGGCGGTTATAGTGTGGGTTATGATGTTTATGACTTGTGGGATCTGGGCGAGTTTCACCAAAAAGGGACCCGCCGGACCAAGTACGGCAGCCGGGAAGAGTTGGACAACGCCATTAAAACCCTCCACGCCCATGGGATTAAGGTCTATTTTGACGCTGTTCTGAACCACCGGATGGGGGCGGATGAGCAGGAAAACGTACCGTTGGCCGGAGGAGGAACAGCAACACTCTGGACGAAGTATACTTTCCCCGGCCGGAAAGGTAAGTACTATAACACCCAATGGGATTGGAAGTACTTTGATGGGATGGACGGGTTTTTGTTTTCAGGAAAAAACTGGGATGACTGTCTACCCGACTACTTGATGGGGGCGGATGTGGATTACCAGTATGAACCGGTCCGGCAGGAGATCAAAGCCTGGGGCGAGTGGATCATTAGCGAAGTTGACTTCGACGGCTTTAGGCTGGATGCGGTTAAACATGTAGATAACAACTATATTCATGCTTGGCTTGAACATATACAAAACAGTACCGTCAAGGACGTCTTTTTCGTGGGGGAAGCGTGGATTGAAGATACCAATGATTTGAAAAACTACATTGATGCAGTCGGCCACCCCGACCTCAAGGTTTTTGATTTCCCTCTCCATGCCTATTTCCGAAACTTGGCCAATATAGGTGGCGTTGCCAACGACATGAAGGCGCTGGCCGACGTCGGGCTGGTCAATCTCGAGGGCTATCAGGACCGGGCGGTCACCTTTGCTGACAACCACGACACGAACCGGGACAATGAAGCAAGCGGAGTGCACCGCTACAAGTATCAGGCCTACGCTTATATGCTAACGCGCGAACACGGCACCCCGTGTATTTGGTGGAAAGACTTCTATGTTTACGGGATGCATGAGGGAATCGGCAAATTGTTGTTGGCCCGCAAATATTATGCCTACGGACCGGGACACGAGGTGCCGGACGCCAATGATAAGGACGTTTACTGCTATGTCCGGGAAGGGATCCCGGGGACGGGAACCGGCCTGGTGCTGCTGCTGTCCGACGGACCAGCGGGCGGAAAGCAGATCGTCACCAAGCGCATTAACTCGCGGCAGCCCAACACCACCTTCTATGACCTTACAGGTAATGTCGACGGTACGGTGACTACGGATGCCGAAGGGTACGGTGATTTTAAAGTAAGGATGAGCGAGGGCGAAGGCTGGTCGGTCTGGGTGCCCACGGGTAAATAG